The Opitutus sp. ER46 genome contains a region encoding:
- a CDS encoding anhydro-N-acetylmuramic acid kinase, which translates to MSDLFIGLMSGTSMDGIDAALVRFTPQAELVASHTLAFPAALRAELLALSRPGPDEIDRMGRADVALGRCFAAVVRELLAKAGVAPKDVRAIGSHGQTIRHRPDFKPAFTLQIGDPNVIAAETGIAVVADFRRKDMALGGQGAPLVPAFHAAIFGSAETDRVIVNIGGIGNVTVLPATPGAPILGFDTGPGNTLLDSWARRVLGQPLDVDGALAARGRVDAALLGRFLADPFFAKAAPKSTGPEYFSPEWLDQHLQAHGVVGEADVQATLVALTAETIVAAIRPLVRSRAPDLFICGGGAHNPVLMAALQRVLGEGRVQRTDALGVPVGWVEAMAFAWLAYQRLETLPGNCPGVTGARRPAVLGGLYLPN; encoded by the coding sequence ATGTCCGACCTCTTCATCGGCTTGATGTCCGGCACGAGCATGGACGGCATCGACGCCGCGCTTGTGCGCTTCACCCCGCAGGCCGAACTCGTCGCCTCGCACACGCTCGCCTTCCCCGCCGCGCTCCGTGCGGAGCTGCTCGCGCTGAGCCGCCCCGGTCCCGACGAGATTGACCGGATGGGGCGCGCCGACGTGGCGCTCGGCCGCTGCTTCGCCGCGGTCGTGCGCGAGCTCCTGGCCAAAGCCGGGGTCGCACCGAAGGACGTGCGCGCGATCGGCAGCCACGGGCAGACGATCCGCCATCGACCCGACTTCAAGCCGGCCTTCACCCTGCAGATTGGTGACCCCAACGTGATCGCCGCCGAAACCGGCATCGCGGTCGTGGCCGATTTCCGGCGCAAGGACATGGCGCTGGGAGGCCAGGGCGCGCCGCTCGTGCCGGCCTTCCACGCCGCGATCTTCGGCAGCGCGGAGACGGACCGCGTGATCGTGAACATCGGCGGCATCGGCAACGTGACGGTTCTGCCCGCGACGCCCGGCGCGCCGATTCTCGGCTTCGACACCGGTCCGGGCAACACGCTGCTCGACAGCTGGGCGCGTCGCGTCCTCGGACAACCGCTCGACGTCGATGGCGCGCTCGCCGCGCGCGGCCGCGTGGACGCCGCGCTGCTCGGCCGTTTCCTCGCGGATCCCTTCTTCGCCAAAGCCGCGCCGAAGAGCACCGGGCCCGAGTACTTCTCGCCCGAATGGCTCGACCAACACTTGCAGGCGCACGGAGTCGTCGGGGAAGCGGACGTCCAAGCCACGCTGGTCGCGTTGACGGCGGAAACGATCGTGGCCGCGATCCGGCCGCTCGTGCGTTCCCGCGCGCCCGATCTGTTCATCTGCGGCGGCGGCGCCCACAACCCCGTCTTGATGGCGGCCCTGCAACGTGTGCTCGGCGAGGGACGCGTGCAGCGCACCGACGCGCTCGGCGTGCCCGTCGGCTGGGTGGAGGCGATGGCCTTCGCGTGGCTCGCTTACCAGCGCCTGGAAACGCTGCCGGGCAATTGTCCCGGCGTCACTGGCGCCAGGCGTCCCGCCGTCTTGGGCGGACTGTATCTGCCGAATTAA
- the murQ gene encoding N-acetylmuramic acid 6-phosphate etherase has protein sequence MLNTETPSTRHENLDRYATIDLVRAFTEDHVHAANVVHAAAADLARAVDAAAPRIAAGGRLLYVGAGTSGRLGLLDSVELFPTFSWPKDRALGLLAGGRSAVYEAVEGAEDNREQGAADLRAVNPTRNDVVILIAASGGTPYVLGALEAAKAAGALTIGMANNPGAPVTAQAEIGLTLDTGSEVVSGSTRLKAGTSQKIVLNTLSSAIMVRLHKVYGNLMVDVQPTNAKLVRRAAALTMRATGADEATARRTLEACDYRVKVAIVAIKRGLDAAAARAALEKVDGDVRAAIAGERA, from the coding sequence ATGCTCAACACCGAAACCCCCAGCACCCGGCATGAGAACCTCGATCGTTACGCGACGATCGACCTGGTCCGCGCGTTCACGGAAGACCACGTGCATGCGGCCAACGTCGTCCATGCGGCGGCCGCCGATCTTGCTCGCGCGGTGGACGCCGCCGCGCCGCGCATCGCCGCGGGCGGCCGGTTGCTGTACGTCGGCGCCGGCACTTCGGGACGGCTTGGTCTGCTGGACAGCGTCGAACTGTTCCCCACCTTTTCCTGGCCCAAGGACCGCGCGCTCGGACTGCTCGCCGGCGGCCGCAGCGCCGTCTACGAGGCGGTGGAAGGCGCCGAGGACAACCGCGAGCAAGGCGCAGCCGACCTGCGGGCGGTCAACCCGACGCGCAACGACGTCGTCATTCTGATCGCGGCCTCCGGCGGCACCCCGTACGTGCTCGGCGCGCTCGAGGCGGCGAAGGCCGCCGGTGCCCTCACGATTGGCATGGCGAATAATCCCGGCGCGCCGGTCACGGCGCAGGCGGAGATCGGGCTGACGCTGGACACGGGCAGCGAGGTGGTTTCGGGTAGCACGCGGCTCAAGGCCGGCACGTCCCAAAAGATCGTTCTGAACACCCTTTCGAGCGCCATCATGGTGCGGCTGCACAAGGTGTACGGAAACCTCATGGTCGACGTGCAGCCGACCAACGCGAAGCTCGTGCGCCGCGCCGCGGCGCTGACGATGCGCGCGACCGGTGCGGACGAGGCGACGGCCCGGCGCACGCTCGAGGCCTGCGACTACCGCGTGAAAGTCGCGATCGTCGCGATCAAGCGCGGCCTTGACGCGGCGGCGGCACGCGCGGCCCTGGAGAAGGTGGATGGTGATGTCCGCGCGGCGATTGCCGGCGAACGCGCGTGA
- a CDS encoding family 10 glycosylhydrolase, translating to MATMQSRVRGSGLRAAGAALLAAVALTLGGCATGQAPAPAEEALAAVAPAAPREFRAMWVASVANIDWPSRPGLSVEQQRAEMIALLERARELNLNAVILQVRPAADALYPSRLEPWSEFLTGEQGRAPEPYYDPLRAWIDEAHRRGLELHAWLNPYRARSPAAKGPLARLHLARAHPSAVKAYGDLLWMDPGDKYAAAQTLGVVRDLVRRYDLDGIHIDDYFYPYPKPEVGDFPDDASWQRYVKRGGRLARDDWRRQNVDRLIEAMYRSIHDAKPWVRFGVSPFGIGRPDRRPSGITGFSQYDKLYADVEKWLAEGWLDYLAPQLYWRIDQKAQSFPVLLDYWRQHNPAQRHIWPGLNASSVDRADKGWSPEELGRQIALMRAAPPTPPDSLGQIHFSAKALLQDRAGLATYLRRGPYAQPALVPVSPWMKAEPMRAPTLVRETAPAEVVVVRASRFGPRPTHFAVWRRYAGGTWRFAVVPAAERVIALGADAELGAPDAIVVSAVDRLGNESPRVACAITPVLHLASNVPSFP from the coding sequence ATGGCCACGATGCAATCACGGGTACGAGGGAGTGGACTCCGCGCGGCAGGCGCCGCGCTGCTGGCCGCGGTGGCGTTGACGCTCGGTGGCTGTGCGACGGGCCAGGCCCCGGCACCAGCCGAGGAGGCGTTGGCCGCGGTGGCCCCGGCCGCGCCGCGTGAGTTTCGCGCCATGTGGGTGGCGTCTGTTGCGAACATCGACTGGCCCAGCCGGCCGGGGCTGTCGGTGGAACAGCAGCGGGCCGAGATGATCGCTCTGCTCGAGCGCGCGCGGGAGTTGAACCTCAACGCCGTCATCCTCCAGGTGCGGCCCGCGGCGGACGCGCTCTATCCCTCGCGGCTGGAGCCCTGGTCTGAGTTTCTCACGGGCGAGCAGGGCAGGGCGCCGGAACCCTATTACGACCCGCTGCGCGCCTGGATCGACGAGGCGCATCGGCGCGGACTCGAGCTGCACGCCTGGCTGAATCCGTACCGCGCGCGGAGTCCGGCGGCGAAGGGGCCGCTCGCGCGACTCCATCTGGCGCGCGCGCACCCGTCCGCGGTGAAGGCGTACGGCGACCTCCTCTGGATGGACCCGGGCGACAAATATGCGGCCGCGCAGACCCTCGGCGTGGTTCGCGACCTGGTGCGCCGGTACGACCTGGATGGCATCCACATCGACGACTACTTCTACCCGTATCCGAAACCCGAGGTGGGCGACTTTCCCGATGACGCCTCGTGGCAGCGGTATGTGAAGCGCGGCGGGCGGCTGGCCCGCGACGACTGGCGCCGGCAGAATGTCGACCGGTTGATCGAGGCAATGTACCGGTCGATCCATGACGCGAAGCCGTGGGTGAGGTTCGGCGTGAGCCCGTTCGGCATCGGCCGGCCGGACCGGCGTCCGTCGGGCATCACGGGGTTCAGCCAGTACGACAAGCTGTACGCCGACGTGGAAAAGTGGCTGGCGGAAGGCTGGCTCGATTACCTTGCGCCGCAGCTCTACTGGCGGATCGACCAGAAGGCGCAGTCGTTCCCGGTGCTCCTGGATTACTGGCGGCAGCACAACCCGGCGCAGCGCCATATCTGGCCGGGACTGAACGCGAGTTCGGTGGATCGGGCGGACAAGGGCTGGAGCCCGGAGGAACTCGGGCGCCAAATCGCGCTGATGCGGGCCGCACCGCCGACCCCGCCAGACAGCCTAGGTCAGATTCATTTCAGCGCGAAGGCGCTCCTCCAGGATCGCGCGGGGCTCGCGACCTACCTGCGCCGCGGCCCGTACGCGCAACCGGCGTTGGTGCCCGTCTCGCCGTGGATGAAGGCGGAGCCGATGCGGGCGCCGACGCTGGTGCGTGAGACCGCCCCGGCGGAGGTCGTCGTCGTGCGGGCCAGCCGATTTGGCCCGCGCCCCACGCACTTTGCGGTCTGGCGGCGTTACGCGGGCGGCACATGGCGGTTTGCCGTGGTGCCGGCGGCGGAACGCGTGATCGCGCTCGGCGCCGATGCTGAACTTGGCGCCCCCGATGCCATCGTGGTGAGTGCCGTCGACCGGCTCGGCAACGAGAGTCCGCGCGTGGCGTGCGCCATCACGCCCGTGCTGCACCTGGCGTCCAACGTACCCTCATTTCCATGA
- a CDS encoding AmpG family muropeptide MFS transporter, which translates to MTTPAPVRASAAWRWIPTLYFAEGIPYVIVMTVSVVMYKNLHISNTDIALYTSWLYLPWVIKPLWSPLVDLLGTKRRWTYLLQLVIGAALACVALTVPTTHFFQMTLAVFWLMAFSSATHDIAADGFYMLAMPPHQQAAFVGVRSTFYRMATLTGQGGLVYLAGALQERYGSVTKAWSIVFWIIAGVFVVAGLYHSWALPRPETDRPDTTNRSFLSGFAAVFVEFFRRKEIGRILAFLLLYRFAEAQLLKLVTPFLLDARDVGGLGLTTKQVGIVYGTAGVIALTVGGIVGGIIISRYGLKRMLWPMIIIMHVPNLVFVLLAFTQPQNLWLIGAALSVEQFGYGFGFTAYMMYMILAAEGHHKTAHYAICTGFMALGMMLPGMAAGWIEDHLGYQKFFLYVCAATIPSFIAASLVRIDPAFGRKA; encoded by the coding sequence ATGACAACTCCGGCTCCTGTCCGCGCTTCCGCCGCCTGGCGTTGGATCCCAACGCTCTACTTCGCCGAGGGCATCCCGTACGTCATCGTGATGACGGTGTCGGTCGTGATGTACAAAAACCTGCACATCTCGAACACCGACATCGCGCTCTACACGAGCTGGCTGTACCTGCCGTGGGTCATCAAGCCGCTGTGGTCACCGCTGGTCGACCTGCTGGGGACGAAACGGCGCTGGACGTACCTGTTGCAGTTGGTGATTGGCGCGGCGCTCGCCTGTGTGGCGCTGACCGTCCCGACGACGCACTTCTTCCAGATGACCCTGGCGGTGTTCTGGCTGATGGCGTTCAGCTCGGCGACGCATGACATCGCGGCCGACGGTTTCTACATGCTGGCCATGCCGCCGCACCAGCAGGCGGCGTTTGTCGGCGTCCGCAGCACGTTCTACCGGATGGCGACGCTGACGGGGCAGGGCGGGCTCGTGTACCTCGCGGGCGCGCTGCAGGAGCGCTACGGCAGCGTGACCAAGGCGTGGTCGATCGTCTTTTGGATCATCGCGGGGGTGTTTGTTGTGGCGGGGCTTTACCACTCGTGGGCGTTGCCGCGGCCGGAGACCGACCGCCCGGACACCACGAACCGATCGTTCCTCAGCGGGTTCGCGGCGGTCTTTGTCGAGTTCTTCCGCCGCAAGGAAATCGGCCGGATCCTGGCCTTTCTCCTTCTTTATCGGTTCGCCGAGGCGCAGCTGCTGAAGCTCGTCACCCCGTTCCTGCTCGATGCGCGCGACGTGGGTGGGCTTGGGCTCACGACCAAGCAGGTAGGGATCGTGTACGGCACGGCCGGCGTGATTGCCCTGACGGTCGGCGGTATCGTTGGCGGCATCATCATCTCCCGCTACGGGCTGAAGCGGATGCTGTGGCCGATGATCATCATCATGCACGTGCCGAACCTGGTGTTCGTGCTGCTGGCGTTCACGCAGCCGCAAAACCTGTGGCTGATCGGCGCCGCGCTCTCCGTCGAACAGTTCGGCTACGGCTTCGGGTTCACCGCGTACATGATGTACATGATCCTGGCGGCCGAGGGGCATCACAAGACGGCCCACTACGCGATCTGTACCGGGTTCATGGCGCTCGGCATGATGCTGCCGGGCATGGCCGCCGGCTGGATCGAGGACCATCTCGGCTACCAGAAATTCTTCCTCTACGTCTGCGCCGCGACGATCCCGTCCTTCATTGCCGCGTCGCTGGTGAGGATCGATCCCGCCTTCGGCCGCAAGGCCTGA
- a CDS encoding N-acetylmuramoyl-L-alanine amidase encodes MRSPSRFLVVFAVLAALVVSGCQTPGKRVKRKGDEIVVAGQLYHIGTPVVTWMDPGGYDAYRVERRFSPIEESSWEKSSLAVKGLGTPNRYGLRSESLTPEEIERVRGGGWDLPTLQRVVDQFVIHYDVCGFSKTCFRVLHDHRGLSVHFMLDVDGTLYQTLDLKERGRHATISNDRSIGIEIANIGAYAPGTEGKVFADWYHTDKDGRITLTVPERIGDPMIRTKGFVGHPARPAPVKGVVQGQELVQYDFTPQQYAALIRLTAALSRIFPKIKCDVPRDADGRMITSKLPDDQLKAYQGVMGHFHIQTNKTDPGPAFDWDKVIGGAQRLLNR; translated from the coding sequence ATGCGCTCCCCCAGCCGCTTCCTGGTCGTATTCGCGGTGCTCGCCGCTCTCGTGGTGTCTGGCTGCCAGACGCCCGGCAAACGCGTCAAACGCAAGGGCGACGAGATCGTCGTCGCCGGCCAGCTCTATCACATCGGGACACCGGTCGTGACCTGGATGGACCCAGGTGGTTACGACGCCTACCGCGTCGAGCGGCGCTTTAGCCCAATCGAGGAGAGCAGTTGGGAAAAGTCATCGCTCGCCGTGAAGGGCCTCGGCACGCCAAACCGCTACGGTCTCCGTTCCGAGTCGCTCACGCCCGAGGAAATCGAGCGCGTGCGCGGCGGTGGCTGGGACCTCCCCACGCTGCAGCGGGTCGTCGACCAGTTCGTGATCCACTACGACGTCTGTGGCTTCAGCAAGACGTGCTTCCGCGTGCTCCACGACCACCGCGGCCTGAGCGTCCACTTCATGCTCGATGTCGATGGCACCCTCTACCAGACGCTCGACCTCAAGGAGCGCGGCCGGCACGCCACCATCTCCAACGATCGCTCGATCGGCATCGAGATCGCCAACATCGGCGCGTACGCGCCGGGCACCGAGGGCAAGGTGTTCGCGGATTGGTATCATACCGACAAGGACGGCCGCATCACGCTCACCGTGCCGGAGCGCATCGGCGACCCGATGATCCGAACCAAAGGCTTCGTCGGCCATCCCGCGCGCCCCGCCCCCGTCAAGGGCGTCGTGCAGGGGCAGGAGCTCGTCCAGTATGACTTCACGCCGCAGCAGTACGCCGCGCTCATTCGCCTCACCGCCGCGCTCTCGCGCATCTTCCCCAAGATCAAGTGCGACGTGCCGCGCGACGCCGACGGCCGGATGATCACGAGCAAGCTGCCCGACGATCAGCTCAAGGCCTACCAGGGCGTCATGGGCCACTTTCACATCCAGACGAACAAGACCGACCCCGGTCCGGCGTTCGACTGGGACAAAGTCATCGGCGGCGCGCAGCGACTGCTGAACCGATAG
- a CDS encoding DUF1343 domain-containing protein encodes MLTPRTFSPLVALSLVVVLAGCTTPKPAGTSRAEPPAAAAGPAATAQVRLGNEVLALHGFRELAGKRVGLITNPSGVNRNLETTIEVLRRAPGVKLVALFGPEHGVYGDVPAGEQVKGGVDPRTGITVHSLYGATHRPTREMLAGLDAVVYDLQDTGCRSYTFISTMGDAMDACGEAGVEFVVLDRPNPLGGERIEGSGVEEKFRSGVSRWDIPYVYGLTCGELARMINDRGWIKHPCKLTVVPLEGWRRDMTWTDTGLPWVPTSPHVPHAFSPLFLVATGMLGETPVVNIGVGYTLPFQCIGLPKLDAHAFAARMNAFGLPGVHFQPLTFQPFYGTAKGTILGGAQLYFTDAAHAPLTAINYYAIEALKETAGFDLFAETAKTNAQRLQMWDKVNGSDAPRRRMEAGAHAADIVASWKAAEDEFRQARAKYLLY; translated from the coding sequence ATGCTTACGCCCCGCACGTTTTCGCCCCTGGTCGCGCTGAGCCTTGTCGTCGTGCTCGCCGGCTGCACCACCCCGAAGCCGGCCGGCACGTCCCGCGCGGAGCCTCCCGCTGCCGCCGCCGGCCCCGCCGCCACCGCCCAGGTGCGGCTGGGCAACGAGGTGCTCGCGTTGCACGGCTTCCGCGAACTCGCCGGCAAGCGCGTCGGGCTGATCACCAACCCCTCCGGGGTGAACCGGAACCTCGAGACCACGATCGAGGTTTTGCGGCGCGCGCCCGGCGTGAAGCTGGTCGCGTTGTTCGGCCCCGAGCACGGCGTTTATGGCGACGTGCCGGCCGGTGAGCAGGTGAAGGGCGGCGTCGATCCACGCACGGGCATCACGGTGCATTCGCTCTACGGCGCCACGCATCGCCCCACCCGCGAGATGCTGGCCGGGCTCGACGCCGTCGTGTACGACCTTCAGGACACCGGCTGCCGCTCCTACACCTTCATCAGCACGATGGGCGACGCGATGGACGCCTGTGGGGAGGCCGGGGTGGAATTCGTGGTGCTAGACCGCCCCAACCCGCTCGGCGGCGAGCGCATCGAGGGCAGCGGCGTCGAGGAGAAGTTCCGCTCCGGCGTCAGCCGCTGGGACATCCCCTACGTGTACGGCCTGACCTGCGGCGAGCTCGCCCGGATGATCAACGACCGCGGCTGGATCAAGCATCCCTGCAAGCTGACGGTCGTGCCGCTCGAGGGCTGGCGGCGCGATATGACCTGGACCGACACCGGCCTGCCCTGGGTGCCGACGTCGCCGCACGTGCCGCATGCCTTCTCCCCCCTGTTCCTCGTCGCCACCGGCATGCTCGGCGAGACCCCCGTGGTGAACATCGGCGTGGGCTACACACTGCCGTTCCAGTGCATCGGCCTCCCCAAGCTGGACGCGCATGCGTTCGCCGCCCGGATGAATGCGTTCGGGCTGCCCGGCGTGCACTTCCAGCCGCTCACGTTCCAGCCGTTCTATGGGACCGCCAAGGGCACGATCCTCGGCGGCGCGCAGCTGTATTTCACCGACGCGGCCCACGCACCCCTCACGGCGATCAACTACTATGCCATCGAGGCGCTGAAGGAGACCGCGGGCTTCGACCTCTTTGCCGAGACCGCGAAGACAAACGCCCAGCGCCTGCAGATGTGGGACAAGGTCAACGGCAGCGATGCCCCGCGCCGCCGCATGGAGGCAGGAGCCCACGCCGCCGACATCGTCGCCTCGTGGAAGGCCGCCGAGGACGAGTTTCGTCAGGCCCGGGCCAAGTACCTCCTGTACTAA
- a CDS encoding dipeptide epimerase, giving the protein MKLTSHPYTLELKHTFTIATNSRTTTPDVLVEFEHDGIVGYGEASMPPYLGETQESVLAFHRKIDWSRFSDPFCLQEILPAIDAIAPGNTAAKAAVDIALHDWMGRKLGAPWYRIWGLNPAKTPVTSFTIGLDTPEVVRAKTREAEPYRILKVKLGRGQETDRMMINTIREVTDKPITVDANQGWTNLEEALRMIEWLAERGIVFIEQPLPKTRLDETAWLRERSPLPLIADESLQRIGDVAGLRGAFDGINIKLMKCTGLREAHAMIQVARALGMKVMLGCMTETSCAISAAVQLSPLVDWADLDGAVLIRNDCFRGATIVDGKLTLPDRPGIGVEKIK; this is encoded by the coding sequence ATGAAGCTCACGAGCCACCCTTACACCCTCGAGCTGAAGCACACGTTCACCATTGCGACGAACTCCCGGACCACCACGCCGGACGTCCTGGTTGAATTCGAGCACGACGGGATCGTCGGGTACGGGGAGGCCTCGATGCCGCCGTACCTCGGCGAAACGCAGGAGTCGGTCCTGGCGTTTCACCGGAAGATCGACTGGTCGCGCTTCTCCGATCCGTTCTGCCTGCAGGAGATCCTGCCGGCGATCGACGCGATTGCCCCGGGCAACACTGCGGCGAAGGCGGCGGTCGACATCGCGTTGCACGACTGGATGGGCCGCAAGCTCGGCGCCCCCTGGTACCGCATCTGGGGACTCAATCCCGCGAAGACTCCCGTCACCTCCTTCACCATCGGGCTCGACACGCCCGAGGTCGTCCGCGCCAAGACCCGCGAGGCCGAGCCGTACCGCATCCTCAAGGTGAAGCTCGGGCGCGGCCAGGAAACCGACCGGATGATGATCAACACCATCCGCGAGGTGACCGACAAACCCATCACCGTCGATGCCAACCAGGGTTGGACCAACCTGGAGGAGGCGCTGCGGATGATCGAGTGGCTGGCGGAGCGCGGCATCGTGTTCATCGAGCAGCCCCTGCCGAAGACGCGGCTCGACGAGACCGCCTGGCTGCGCGAACGCAGCCCCTTGCCCCTCATCGCCGACGAAAGTCTCCAACGCATCGGTGACGTCGCCGGCCTGCGCGGCGCGTTCGATGGCATCAACATCAAGCTCATGAAGTGCACGGGCCTCCGCGAGGCCCACGCCATGATTCAGGTCGCCCGCGCGCTCGGCATGAAGGTGATGCTCGGGTGCATGACCGAAACCTCGTGCGCGATCTCGGCGGCGGTCCAGTTGTCGCCGCTTGTGGACTGGGCCGACCTCGACGGCGCGGTGCTCATCCGCAACGACTGCTTCCGCGGGGCCACGATCGTCGACGGCAAACTCACGCTGCCCGACCGCCCCGGTATCGGCGTCGAGAAGATCAAGTAA
- a CDS encoding glycoside hydrolase family 3 protein codes for MSVPLTLRQKIAQLLNVGFRGATPAECEIALRDVRQHGVGGIILFDQEMTEATRGRRNIVSPAQVKELVAHLQAHAVVPLLVSIDQEGGRVNRLKPAYGFPETVSHEELGRAGEDAAYRQGEAIATTLASVGINLNLAPVVDLDANPDNPIIKGKGRSFAADPEAVGRLASAYVRGHHARGVLTCAKHFPGHGSAAGDTHLGLVDVTQTWREQELIPFQRLIQAGLCDSIMSAHVFNAKLDPERPATLSRAVITGILREKLGFQGVVTSDDMEMKAISSHYGLEKAVPAAIEAGIDVLCFGNNMSYDSDIAPRAIEILARAVESGRIPESRIDQSVARVLALKARLPGRP; via the coding sequence ATGTCCGTCCCGCTCACCCTTCGCCAGAAGATCGCCCAGCTCCTCAACGTCGGCTTCCGCGGCGCCACGCCCGCGGAATGCGAGATCGCGCTCCGCGACGTGCGTCAGCACGGCGTCGGCGGCATCATCCTGTTTGACCAGGAGATGACCGAGGCCACCCGCGGCCGCCGCAACATCGTGTCGCCGGCGCAGGTGAAGGAACTCGTGGCCCATCTCCAGGCTCACGCCGTCGTGCCGCTGCTCGTGTCGATCGACCAGGAGGGCGGGCGCGTGAACCGGCTGAAGCCGGCCTATGGTTTTCCGGAGACGGTGTCGCACGAGGAACTCGGCCGGGCGGGCGAGGACGCGGCGTACCGGCAGGGCGAGGCGATTGCGACGACGCTGGCGAGTGTTGGCATCAACCTGAACCTCGCGCCGGTCGTCGACCTCGACGCCAATCCCGACAACCCGATCATCAAGGGGAAGGGCCGCAGCTTCGCCGCCGACCCCGAGGCGGTCGGCCGGCTGGCGTCAGCGTATGTGCGCGGGCATCACGCGCGCGGCGTGCTCACGTGCGCGAAGCATTTCCCCGGCCACGGCAGCGCGGCGGGCGACACGCACCTCGGGCTGGTGGATGTCACGCAGACTTGGCGCGAGCAGGAGCTGATTCCCTTCCAGCGGTTGATCCAGGCGGGCCTGTGCGACTCGATCATGAGCGCGCACGTGTTCAACGCGAAGCTCGACCCGGAGCGCCCGGCGACGCTCTCGCGGGCGGTGATCACCGGCATCCTGCGCGAGAAGCTCGGCTTTCAAGGCGTCGTGACGAGCGACGACATGGAGATGAAGGCGATCTCGAGCCATTACGGCCTCGAGAAGGCGGTGCCGGCGGCGATCGAGGCGGGCATCGATGTGCTCTGCTTCGGCAACAACATGAGCTACGACTCGGACATTGCGCCCCGGGCGATCGAAATCCTGGCGCGCGCGGTCGAGTCCGGCCGCATCCCGGAAAGCCGGATCGACCAATCCGTGGCGCGCGTCCTGGCGCTGAAGGCCCGGCTCCCGGGGCGGCCGTGA